A portion of the Sebastes fasciatus isolate fSebFas1 chromosome 2, fSebFas1.pri, whole genome shotgun sequence genome contains these proteins:
- the LOC141760814 gene encoding uncharacterized protein LOC141760814, whose translation MSSAPAMNRTRKTRRLQRRTCPYTKTDWQHRTRVSEDEHPDTSLHDVLVRLLKRTAREDKAGPSSSVDVHRENLISSAEDDRLLTETKDNKLNTAQNVPAQVQRELRSTSEPSSTPAMDRTRTTSRLKRRTCPYTKTDWQHRTRVSEGEHPDTSLHDVLVRLLKRTAREDEAGPSSSVDVHRENLISSVENESKRVGKRKLTDDEEKRKPDLDLTETRDDKLSTPQNVSAHVRFELPSTLEPSSTPAMNRTRTTRRPKRKACPYTKTVWQHRTKVSESEHPDTSQDDVRVRLLKRTAREDEAGPSSSVDVHRENLISSAEDESKRGGKRGGRRKKKRSPDLTESEDDKLYTAHNLPVRVQRAAFEDKYQQQEKLGEGGCGSVFAGYRKADHLPVAIKYIPSDNQCIKHVDEHGNTLSVEVAILLKLAADTSGSAASSAPVSLLDWYDLEQELILVLERPVPCMDLFTYIWSEGGSLKEEEAKIILKQLVDALIDLEDKSIFHRDIKVENILIETGSDVPRVRLIDFGLSCFVKRGANYRDYYGTPSLIPPEWYNGQGYSAGPTTAWQVGVVLFHTLHRDEFFETLAFFENGVTFNKRMSKDCKDFLQMCLTVDPEQRLTLEQLKHHPWLR comes from the exons ATGAGTTCAGCGCCTGCAATGAATAGGACTAGGAAGACTAGGAGGCTTCAAAGGAGGACATGTCCTTACACAAAGACTGACTGGCAGCACAGGACAAGGGTCTCAGAAGATGAACACCCAGACACCTCTCTGCACGATGTCCTTGTGAGACTATTGAAGAGGACAGCCAGAGAAGACAAAGCAGGACCGTCCTCTTCAGTGGACGTTCACAGAG AAAACCTCATCTCATCTGCAGAGGACGACAGACTACTGACAGAGACGAAGGACAACAAACTGAACACCGCACAAAATGTGCCCGCACAAGTGCAAAGAG AGCTCCGTAGCACGTCAGAACCAAGTTCAACGCCTGCAATGGATAGGACTAGGACGACTAGCAGGCTTAAAAGAAGAACCTGTCCTTACACAAAGACTGACTGGCAGCACAGGACAAGGGTCTCTGAAGGTGAACACCCAGACACCTCTCTGCACGATGTCCTTGTGAGACTATTGAAGAGGACAGCCAGAGAAGACGAAGCAGGACCGTCCTCTTCAGTGGACGTTCACAGAG AGAACCTCATCTCATCTGTGGAGAATGAGAGCAAGAGAGTCGGTAAGAGAAAGCTTACCGACGATGAAGAGAAGAGGAAGCCAGACCTGGACCTGACAGAGACCAGAGACGACAAACTGAGCACCCCACAAAATGTGTCCGCACACGTGCGATTTG AGCTCCCTAGCACGTTAGAACCAAGTTCAACGCCTGCAATGAATAGGACTAGGACGACTAGGAGGCCGAAAAGGAAGGCATGTCCTTACACGAAGACCGTCTGGCAGCACAGGACAAAGGTCTCTGAAAGTGAACACCCAGACACCTCTCAGGACGATGTCCGTGTGAGACTATTGAAGAGGACAGCCAGAGAAGACGAAGCAGGACCGTCCTCTTCAGTGGACGTTCACAGAG AAAACCTTATCTCATCTGCAGAGGATGAGAGCAAGAGAGGCGGTAAGAGAGGCGgtaggagaaagaaaaagaggagccCAGACCTGACAGAGTCCGAGGACGACAAACTGTACACCGCACACAATTTGCCCGTACGTGTGCAAAGAG ctGCATTCGAGGACAAATATCAACAGCAAGAGAAGCTCGGCGAAGGAGGGTGTGGATCTGTGTTTGCTGGATATCGCAAAGCAGATCATTTGCCT GTTGCCATCAAATACATCCCGAGCGACAATCAGTGCATCAAACACGTG GACGAGCATGGGAATACGCTCTCCGTGGAGGTCGCCATCTTGTTGAAACTGGCGGCCGATACAAGTGGCTCAGCGGCCTCCTCGGCCCCTGTGTCCCTACTGGACTGGTACGATCTGGAACAGGAGCTGATCCTGGTGCTGGAGAGACCAGTCCCCTGCATGGACTTGTTCACGTACATCTGGTCAGAGGGAGGCTCCTTAAAAGAGGAAGAGGCCAAG ATCATCCTGAAACAGCTGGTTGATGCATTAATTGATCTTGAGGATAAGAGCATCTTTCACCGGGACATCAAGGTGGAAAATATCTTGATCGAGACCGGCTCGGACGTCCCGCGAGTTCGCCTCATTGACTTTGGACTGAGCTGCTTCGTGAAGAGAGGAGCCAATTACCGCGACTACTACG GTACCCCTAGTCTCATCCCTCCGGAGTGGTACAATGGTCAAGGCTACAGTGCCGGCCCCACCACAGCGTGGCAGGTTGGAGTGGTCCTGTTTCATACGCTCCACAGGGACGAATTTTTTGAGACCCTCGCGTTCTTCGAGAACGGCGTGACGTTCAACAAGAGaatgtccaaag aTTGCAAGGATTTCTTGCAAATGTGTCTGACTGTAGACCCCGAACAGCGCCTGACCCTGGAGCAGCTCAAGCATCACCCATGGCTCAGATAA